A single Pantoea deleyi DNA region contains:
- a CDS encoding fimbrial protein yields MKIWPFTSTTQFLTAICASFFFQTTHAAMYVYPMETAVGENGSSQIRVISQDNDVQFVKIKLKKILNPATDKEHEVDFDMSDASQLIITPQKLALAAGGERLVRIVSVNLPQKETTWRVYFEGVNEITYNLSPGESKSAAGDAQVGVNIIWGVLVHVAPQKEVARMEYSPASGKVTNSGTIRIPVKEFGTCSSASDCKWEKKEITLYPDSIVSIPGIKFLPGKTYKIKYFNWIKNTTEVMELPASLVR; encoded by the coding sequence ATGAAAATCTGGCCTTTTACCAGCACCACTCAATTTTTAACGGCAATTTGCGCTTCGTTTTTTTTCCAAACCACACATGCAGCTATGTATGTGTACCCGATGGAAACTGCCGTAGGAGAGAATGGATCTTCTCAGATAAGAGTGATTTCCCAGGATAATGACGTTCAGTTCGTCAAGATTAAGTTAAAAAAGATATTAAATCCTGCAACTGATAAGGAACATGAAGTTGATTTTGACATGTCTGACGCCAGTCAGCTTATCATTACGCCTCAGAAACTGGCTCTTGCCGCAGGGGGCGAAAGGCTGGTAAGAATTGTTTCGGTTAACCTTCCGCAAAAAGAAACCACCTGGCGGGTTTATTTTGAAGGCGTTAATGAGATTACATACAATCTCTCGCCGGGCGAAAGTAAAAGCGCAGCAGGTGACGCTCAGGTGGGCGTTAATATTATCTGGGGCGTGCTGGTTCACGTGGCACCACAGAAAGAGGTTGCCAGAATGGAATACAGTCCTGCGTCAGGAAAAGTGACCAATAGCGGTACTATTCGCATTCCCGTGAAGGAATTCGGTACGTGCAGCTCAGCCAGCGACTGTAAGTGGGAAAAAAAGGAAATAACGCTTTACCCGGACAGCATAGTTTCCATTCCAGGAATAAAGTTCCTTCCCGGAAAGACTTACAAAATAAAGTATTTTAACTGGATTAAAAATACGACTGAAGTGATGGAATTGCCTGCTTCACTGGTAAGGTAG
- a CDS encoding CS1 type fimbrial major subunit has product MKNNLKTVIGAAALMAAFSASAVQRDITVTADIDSTVDVTLADGSALPASVAMQYLPGKGLDSHKQNIKFWSNAVNKDLNVSLASSPSLTDGNGGNAIPLSVSVNGTALTTTAAVLTYASLFPTGITNGSAIVPLVISQANQQAAITSGKYSGVVSLVVTQATGTPSQ; this is encoded by the coding sequence ATGAAAAATAACCTCAAAACCGTTATTGGTGCAGCTGCACTTATGGCCGCGTTCAGCGCCAGCGCCGTACAGCGTGATATTACCGTAACCGCCGATATTGACTCAACCGTCGACGTGACGCTGGCTGACGGTTCTGCACTTCCGGCCTCGGTTGCCATGCAGTACCTCCCGGGCAAGGGACTGGATTCCCACAAGCAGAACATCAAGTTCTGGTCTAATGCCGTTAACAAGGACCTGAATGTCAGCCTTGCATCATCTCCCTCGCTGACGGACGGGAACGGCGGTAATGCGATCCCGCTGAGCGTGTCGGTCAATGGCACGGCGTTAACAACAACAGCGGCTGTGCTCACCTATGCCTCACTTTTCCCGACGGGTATCACTAACGGTTCCGCCATCGTGCCGCTGGTAATTTCACAGGCTAACCAGCAAGCAGCCATCACCTCCGGCAAATACAGCGGCGTCGTAAGCCTTGTTGTGACTCAGGCTACTGGCACCCCTAGCCAATAA
- a CDS encoding TcfC E-set like domain-containing protein — MAIIYDENNARAGLFLGPQYRPKKDAQDIYYDASADSSNALVHQQNVNFVADRNYQSASVQGNGSLGVTQNGYLNIDWNWHGQRARSSSVQEAEVSNAYFRQDLWKRVYVQGGMMDARDIFSNAGGNINLSQLPLGKIRGARLGSTLSWVNMDKVSRGTPVNVFLSQDSRVDAYRDGQLLSSFYLKAGAQELDTRTFPAGSYVVSLRIYENSQLVRTETVPYTGTGSAQPSSFQWFIQGGNISDDGGVRQRSDDDSRRVVQGGLRLPVTANASLTAGAALLRDARYWEGAADWAHGFSSGPLDGMMTTRASYLYGSDGSRGNIQQLNYNDGFSLSFYRSSMTAPDCDNQAEHRYSYSGCYKSTNVMLSVPFSQWYGTLGYALSSNEGRYVYRRDLPDDDKNAQAGVPWEQVYQTRSRSRTWQTGVTRQFRWSSVNVSSSVNAFMRKDSGYDGTDKGAFLTFSLSRASGGTARSRSTASAGASWQTSQRGGDRLGYNAAYSHYADDTGENELGASLYGVNSDTVNASAYGRAGGQYGSGALTVSDAWQKTGNAHTLSSSGNYSSSLVIDRKGLFWGRWGDGNPSSAVTVGVEQDDEQKDSRVSVSLDSGGRSDISGNSRALFTVPGYRETTFTIAESASSPAGTSSEISKGAGSRTLFMTPGRVFNRDIVVSTRYTWLGQMTDAQHRPLEGGIPLNVMSWTPLGGGGFTLETNRQLKMLYVMKDQAFWQCSMKVRAVRDVVRYVGATACESTDMANLPGAEQKQVELMTAGNVRDARPTAMNE, encoded by the coding sequence ATGGCCATTATTTACGATGAAAATAATGCCCGGGCCGGTTTATTTCTTGGGCCGCAGTATCGCCCTAAAAAAGACGCTCAGGACATCTATTATGACGCCAGTGCGGACAGCAGTAATGCGCTGGTTCATCAGCAAAATGTCAACTTTGTTGCTGACAGAAACTATCAGTCCGCCTCCGTCCAGGGCAACGGTTCGCTGGGCGTGACGCAGAATGGCTATCTGAATATTGACTGGAACTGGCACGGCCAGCGCGCGCGTTCATCCAGCGTGCAGGAGGCGGAGGTCAGCAACGCCTATTTCCGGCAGGACCTCTGGAAGCGCGTCTATGTTCAGGGCGGAATGATGGATGCTCGCGACATTTTCAGCAACGCCGGCGGGAATATCAACCTCAGCCAGCTGCCCCTGGGTAAAATTCGTGGTGCGCGCCTGGGGTCCACCCTGTCATGGGTCAACATGGATAAGGTTTCCCGGGGCACACCCGTTAACGTTTTCCTTTCCCAGGACTCCCGGGTGGATGCTTACCGCGATGGCCAGCTGCTCTCCTCTTTCTACCTTAAGGCCGGCGCGCAGGAACTTGACACGCGAACCTTCCCGGCAGGCAGCTATGTCGTCTCTTTGCGCATCTATGAAAACAGCCAGCTGGTCAGAACCGAAACCGTGCCCTATACCGGTACCGGCAGCGCGCAGCCTAGCTCCTTTCAGTGGTTTATTCAGGGCGGGAACATCAGCGATGACGGCGGCGTCAGGCAGCGCTCTGATGATGACAGCAGGCGCGTTGTGCAGGGCGGACTGCGCCTGCCCGTGACCGCAAACGCATCACTGACCGCAGGCGCTGCCCTCCTCCGCGACGCACGCTACTGGGAAGGTGCAGCAGACTGGGCGCACGGATTCAGTTCAGGCCCCCTTGACGGCATGATGACAACGCGCGCCAGCTATCTGTATGGCAGCGACGGCTCCCGGGGGAATATTCAGCAGCTTAACTACAACGACGGCTTTTCTCTCAGCTTCTACCGTTCGTCAATGACCGCACCTGACTGTGACAATCAGGCAGAACACCGCTATAGCTACAGCGGCTGTTATAAAAGTACTAACGTCATGCTGTCCGTCCCCTTTTCTCAGTGGTACGGCACGCTGGGCTATGCGCTCAGCAGTAACGAAGGCCGTTACGTATATCGTCGTGACCTGCCCGATGATGACAAAAACGCACAGGCAGGCGTGCCCTGGGAGCAGGTATACCAGACTCGCTCGCGCAGCCGGACCTGGCAGACCGGCGTGACGCGACAGTTCAGATGGAGCAGCGTCAACGTCAGCTCAAGCGTTAATGCGTTTATGCGTAAAGACAGCGGCTATGACGGCACGGACAAGGGTGCCTTCCTCACATTCAGCCTGTCGCGCGCCTCAGGCGGCACCGCACGGTCAAGAAGCACGGCGTCTGCGGGCGCCAGCTGGCAGACCAGCCAGCGCGGCGGTGACCGGCTGGGCTACAACGCGGCCTACAGCCATTACGCAGATGATACGGGTGAAAACGAGCTGGGTGCCTCACTTTATGGCGTCAATTCGGACACCGTGAACGCTTCGGCCTACGGCCGGGCCGGTGGGCAGTACGGCAGCGGCGCGCTTACGGTCAGTGACGCCTGGCAGAAAACGGGTAATGCCCACACGCTGAGCAGCAGCGGAAATTACAGCTCCTCTCTTGTTATCGACCGGAAGGGTCTCTTCTGGGGACGGTGGGGAGACGGCAACCCGTCCTCGGCCGTGACGGTGGGGGTGGAGCAGGACGACGAACAAAAGGACTCAAGAGTCAGCGTATCGCTGGACAGCGGGGGGCGGAGTGATATAAGCGGCAACAGTCGCGCCCTGTTTACCGTGCCCGGCTACCGGGAGACGACGTTCACCATTGCGGAGTCCGCGTCATCACCGGCAGGTACCAGCAGTGAAATCAGCAAAGGAGCCGGTTCGCGTACGTTATTCATGACCCCGGGCCGGGTATTTAACCGGGACATTGTGGTCAGTACCCGCTACACGTGGCTGGGGCAGATGACCGACGCGCAGCACCGGCCGCTTGAGGGGGGAATTCCGCTTAACGTCATGTCCTGGACGCCACTCGGCGGGGGCGGATTCACGCTGGAAACAAACAGGCAGCTGAAAATGCTGTACGTGATGAAGGACCAGGCGTTCTGGCAGTGCAGCATGAAAGTGAGGGCGGTCCGTGACGTGGTGCGCTACGTAGGGGCAACGGCGTGCGAAAGCACGGACATGGCTAACCTGCCGGGAGCAGAGCAGAAGCAGGTTGAGCTGATGACTGCGGGCAACGTTCGTGATGCCCGCCCAACGGCAATGAACGAGTAA
- a CDS encoding CfaE/CblD family pilus tip adhesin, translated as MKLFCYLGLIMGALVSSVAPCYAVYEAPMARNTTLTAKYDRMSVPSSLTIWDNLSGGRDDTDGQKWARNTLVCKSSSDSTYGACNRTAPAWWQNGSPSDANITLKFTLEGSSTSINLNITGRHDFRAITPASCAVIVNYPASSATGCDGLLEATNLFTYTISQGELAKLTTPGVWRATLKQDLYQWASTYLYTWTASIVLTVTDLNNQQIYFPAFPYSAPRVDLNLNNRPGTSKNATASGTASLDMCLYDGSNSSSNRVNMLFSDEGASATGRAAGLFSVYRTGADKTQAANRIDYQVSVINPTTGVAQEIKNATEISWSNTNQRNIQRQVVLPGVPGVSLCVPAPIQLITPAFNLADKAAGYYTGKLTIIYTPSTQSNVAN; from the coding sequence GTGAAATTATTCTGTTATCTGGGGCTGATTATGGGTGCTCTTGTTTCCAGTGTAGCGCCCTGCTACGCCGTTTACGAGGCTCCCATGGCCAGGAACACGACGCTGACGGCGAAATATGACCGGATGTCCGTGCCCTCATCCCTCACGATATGGGACAATCTTTCAGGCGGCAGAGATGACACTGACGGGCAAAAGTGGGCCCGTAATACGCTGGTATGTAAGAGTTCAAGTGATTCAACGTATGGGGCCTGTAACCGCACCGCCCCCGCATGGTGGCAGAATGGGTCCCCCAGTGATGCAAATATTACATTAAAATTTACACTTGAAGGCAGCTCGACCTCCATAAACCTCAATATCACAGGTCGCCACGATTTCCGTGCCATCACGCCCGCTTCATGCGCGGTTATCGTAAATTACCCTGCGTCTTCTGCCACCGGGTGTGATGGCTTACTGGAGGCAACCAATCTTTTTACGTACACCATTTCTCAAGGCGAGCTTGCAAAACTCACGACCCCGGGAGTGTGGCGTGCCACGCTCAAACAGGACCTGTATCAGTGGGCCTCAACTTACCTGTATACCTGGACGGCCAGTATCGTTCTGACGGTGACGGACCTCAATAACCAGCAGATTTATTTTCCGGCCTTTCCCTACAGCGCGCCAAGGGTCGACCTGAACCTTAATAACCGGCCGGGAACCAGTAAAAACGCCACCGCCAGCGGCACCGCGTCCCTGGATATGTGCCTGTATGACGGCAGCAACTCCTCAAGCAACCGCGTGAATATGCTCTTCAGCGACGAGGGGGCGAGCGCGACAGGCAGGGCTGCCGGACTTTTCTCCGTCTATCGCACCGGCGCGGACAAAACGCAGGCTGCCAATCGCATTGACTACCAGGTCAGCGTCATTAACCCGACGACGGGAGTGGCTCAGGAGATAAAAAACGCTACCGAAATCAGCTGGAGCAATACTAACCAGCGTAATATCCAGCGTCAGGTCGTATTGCCGGGCGTGCCCGGAGTATCGCTCTGCGTCCCTGCCCCCATACAGCTCATCACGCCAGCCTTTAATCTGGCGGATAAGGCTGCGGGGTACTATACGGGTAAATTAACCATTATTTACACACCGTCGACGCAGAGTAACGTCGCCAACTAG